GACCAATTCAAGATTAATGCCGACGATTAAGCGTCATGACTTCCAAAACCAACCTTAATTATTCTATGCTACAACACAAATTTACTAATaggttataaatatattatgatttatggCATTGGCCATGGCTACCTCACAAATTCAACTCTCTGGGTCATTGTATTTTCTCACTTACCTTCCAATGGTTAATCCATTTATTAACTCAGCCTTTATCTTGCGTGTATTCAGTAAGGGGAATATAATTTCAGTAAAATGGTAAATCCTTTTGTACTCGGTGAAACTGTTTATgtataataaatttcttttttatatatgataatagatgattaagtgttattttctttttaatttaaaattatctaattatataataatatgtcattatttatatatattatttatatacgtaatattattttttaaataaatgaccctaacaattatcatttttaactaGTGAATGTAATCTCTAGACCATCCATTTAAGATAAGTAgaacatttaaatttattaaaaaattcccAAATCTTGGTCTATATCTGATAAAATTTGTGGACATGTGGTGGGCattgattatttataaataaaacatatacaaTGATTGAATTTGAGGTTGGTATTCATGAATTATTGtcacaaattgattttaattaggTATACCTAGGAAAATTACATGATACCAACTGTCACAGCTCTTACGCTTATCGGCAAATTGGTTTTGTGTCACATTCATTTGACCCAATTAGATTCACAAATTCAGGTCCACTGATGAAGACAATAAATATACAGTACAGTCTCAAATTCGAATCAATAAATCAGCCATAAAACAATTGAAAGATCTTTCTCATGGTTAAAAGGGCTATCTTGATATGCCTTTTTTCATCCATTGAGCTCACCAACAATGACAAACAAGCTGTGCCTTCTTAAATAGCCATTTCTAGGTAATGAAAAGAAATCTCGATACTGACTTAAAACTAGCTTTTAAGGAGtgtttaatttagataatattttttaaaaaaataaagagattatattaaagataaattacttaaaaattattatatataaataattactatatttgataaaattttataggtataaataattattatgtttggttaaagataataaaagaatactaataaattatgttacttaaatgtccttgtatataattatttttaaatatttttatattatttattatattaattaaaactaaacttaattttgtctcaaaaaattaataaataataatataattataataaaatcaagattatcttagtaatcttttaatacctatgATTAaggtgataattagattatcacctatatcaCCAATTACGtcagtattaataataaaatattatcgtaatcttttattactaacaaatcaaacaaaataatataataaaaaataaattattaaaataatttttaaatcattaaaatcaaacaacctTTTATGGTAATTAAATATACTTACGTGTTTAGATAGATTTTTCTATAACTGCGCCGTTTGGATTAATTATGcgattttaattattaacacTAATCAGGATGATGATTACCATGTAAACATAATTACGTGGATTCATTAAGTTGTCTTTTTCATGAATGCCAACATGGATGCCCCACCACTCTAATTTCTTGTTTGACAAAGTTAACATCAAATTTATTGGCCATTGAAATGGATGGTTATAATTTGGTCCCGGTAGAGCCATGCACTAAATTGAGATATAACCCTAGATAATTTGATTGGTCAACTAATTGAAGAAGATGGATGAGATAAAACTACTTGTCATTTCAACGTTGTTCCAACtattacttaattctttcataTCCATCCATTTCACTCACATGAGACCTAAAAGCCACACATGGTTGCATGAATGAATTCCCCTTGTGCTTGTAGTATACTGACACAAACAACCCAACtaacttatttatacattttgatgtgtcaatatttaataaaataatttttaattaaaaaaataaataattatataatttaattatataattatcatattgtataaataaataagtaatatttatttatatatgtagttttattataatttatttcaaaattatgacTAGGTGCTTGCTCCGTGAAGAACTATTGTACAATATTGTCATtgatgttataaattttttgtgtgattttttcttattatagcTTAATCAATGTTTagtgaaacaataaaactatatataacaactttagatattaaaatggccaaacgactatttcttacccaaggtttgatgttttctcaagttttcaccctttaactatgaaaacaccaaacacccacccatggttggttaaatttaaccaaaccctaacggtgataaggataaaaataaactaaaatagaatcaaattttgtcccctaaactttaaaaactaaaaagcctaagttttaaaaaatgacagtttcaccctagggtttggttttgaaatctccggtgacctctccggctccgttgccgacagcgtctccctcccgaagcattctcTCCTTTCGACGATTCCTTTCCTTCCATTTTGAGatccgatcgacgtcggagatgTCTtgagagatgaagaacttcgtcggggaagacgaatcttcccagacaaagacgaagccgtcatcttcgtctgggaagatgatagTCTtagcttcgtcttcgtctgggaagacgaagaagttcttcgtctcccaaggcgtctctgacgtcgatcggacctccaaatgggaggaaagggatcgtcggaaggagagaatgcttcgggagggagacgCGGTCGGCAACGAAGCCGGAGAGGTAGCctcctagggtgaaactacccttaggctgaggaaaaattttagtttttaaagtttagggggctttcagacgttagggtttggttaaatttctttaaaaaccCCCTaaactttatctctttttgcccttcTAAACTTTATCTTTTTGCCCTTCTAAACTTTATCTcttgccccctaaactttaaaaactaaaatttttccctaagttttaaaaaatggcagtttcaccctagggttttttGAAATCTCGGCTATCTCTCCGCTTCGTTGCCGACGACGTCTCCCTCCCGAAGACGATCcatttcctctcatttggaggtctgatcgacgtcggagagccttgggagatgaagaacttcttcgtcttcccagacgaagatgaagctgggaagacgatcgtcttcccagatgaagacgatcTTCGTCTCGGGAAGACGATAAAGTTCTTTGTCTCTCAAGGCATCTTcgacgtcgatcggacctcaAATGGAAGAAAGggatcgtcgaaaggagagaatgcttcgggagggagacgCCGTTGGCAAcagagccggagaggtcgccagagatttcaaaaccaaactctagggtgaaactgccattttttaaaacttaggctaaggaaaaattttagtttttaaagtttagaggggcaaaatttgattcaatattatagagatgacaattttatccttaccactgttagggtttggttaaatttaaccggtcatgagtgggtgggtatttgatattttcatagttaaatggtggaaacttaagaaaacatcaaaccttgggtgggaaatagtcatttggcctatttaaatatatacacacttatatgtatcattatataattgtgtaattttaaattaaaaataaaacaacactcaatcatataatgacacgtataagtatatatcatttgtatattcaaaatgaatacatatagtattgctcttactgaaatcaataattaaaagttaattgTATTGATTGTATTTTAGAAATCTTATACCTATATATTGGGTGTACATCATTGAGTAAAATATACCGAAATAAAATTTAcgtatatttgaaatttaagttTGTATAATAAATGAGATAATACCTTGAAGAGAAAAGTTTGAGTTGTTGATGAAATATGGTTTAAGGAAAAAGAGGTTAAGTAATATAAGTTTGTGAAAATGAGCTGTTGAACAATTATGTACGAGTGTATCATTGTTCATATCGTATCaggtaatatattatattaaataaatttaattgataaataattactcgttaaagataaataactattttaataattatctgatttcaaaaactatacaaCAAGACACAACATTTAAGTCCCTATCTATTATACACACGTTATAAGATTTCCAGAAATTGACATTTTGACTTTCAAAGCCAAGGCATTTTATAGTTAAACAAAACGTGGATAAATGGTGGATAGGTTAAATTTAAGAATTTCAAAGCCAAGGTTATGGAGTAACGAGCCAAGTATCTCCATCAACATAGTAAGTTCCTACAAAAGGCCGGGCCTCTTCATCTGTCAAAATGCGAGCCCAAGGAACTCTTCCAGTGAAGTTGGCTCCTGGTCCAGTGCATTTGTACTCCCCGTAAAACACGTTGCTGCAGTCACCAGCACTCTTACCATCGATCCAAGTCCAAATTCAGTTTtgcataaaacaaaaataatgaagaGTATAGTCACTTACTTATCACGCTTTTGTTTACCCCAATCACTCCACCCTTGCGGATGAACAATTTTGTCCATGAATGTGTACGAGAACACAACTCTTGAATAATCGCCCCATGCTCTTCCTAGATAAACCACACCACTTCCTGTCACCACACTATCTTTGAAGGAGAACCCGCTTTCCAGAGAGGAACTGGTTCGCTTTTGAGCTGTTAGAGAGGCCAACTTCTTAGCTACAGAGTTCAAGTGGCAGTTCTGCACATGGGGTTTCAATTCTAAGTCAGTTCTTCCTCTAATATGGATCTTGAATGTTTTGATCTTCTATTGGGTTTTTACTCACCTCATACAGAGATCTGCCATagccaaaaataaaatcaacgGAACCTTGGATGAAGCAATTGTTGAAATAATGGAGGCCTTTGTGATCATAAAGTGTGTCTTGAGCGCCATAAAAACTACAATTATAAAATGCAGCCTTTGTTCCTGAGATACGAAGTGCCACTGCTTGTTCTCCAACGGATCCAATCACATGGGGGGCTGTATTCTGCGACAGACAATGTAATGGATAACCTTTGAATGAGCTATAAATATCTCTGTAGCTTCAGCATTTCACATGAGTCGTCAGGGCAACGCTAAAAGTACCGGAGATTAAAATAAAGAAGTGtagttttgaattatgaataacTTGGCAACAGAAAATGTGTCTGCTAACAACTTGTCTTCatacttatataaaatttctCCAGGTTTAATTAATACATTACCTCAAACACCATGTTGATGGCCACAAAATAATTTGCATCTACAGAAACGGTTGCGCTCTGAAATGTCTTCAATGGCTTCCCATCAGTTCCAGTGACAGAAGCAGTATCATTTCCAGTAATAGTTGGAGGATTGGTGGAATCCCCTAATAGTGTAACAAAGGGCAAAGTTCTTGGGATGACAATCTTTTCCCTGTGAAATTAATTAGCATTGCTGTAATTGtgtaataataatacatatattaaataaaatttacagcTACCTGTAAACACCTGGTTTGATCTGCAATATAACTCTCCGATTGTTGTTGAGTGGAATGCTGTTTATAGCTTCTCTAATTGTTCTAAAATCACCAGTCCCATTTTGACAAACACTTATTTTCACTTTGTTCGTCTCAGCCTTGCTCAGTTTGCCATCAAGCGCTCTGCCACCGCCCCCTGGAGCTTGAGTGATTGACTCTGCTTGCACGAGGGTCTTTCTATGATGATTTTGGACGTTCCAGGAGAGCCATTTATCATAGTACGAGGCTCTATCTACATCCTGAGAATaagatttcaaacaaaaattacacAAGGGAATAAGGAATAGAATGAGATGGaaataatagaaatttgaaGCCATAATGAAAATGTAGCTGTGAGTGTATCTATTTAAGATATGTTAATGGGTGCGTGCGTGATGTAGTGATATAGTTGTATTTACTACAATGACCTTCTCCCTGTGCCATCAACACACTGAAAATACACAACTTTCAATATATAGGATTCTGAAACTACAGGTTCGTTCTAATGGAGTTTTAGATTAATGAAACACGCAGAGAAACGTATAATGAGAACATGTGAAGGGCATTTGAGGAAGTGAATTATTCTTGCTTGATGGGAATGGGGACCCTCAAGCCATAAATCTGAAATTTTGTGAAGTGTACTGAATTGAACCCTATCTTCTTCCATGGTGGTGGGGAAGATTAAGAGAATGCGGAAATAGCTGTATTCCAATatccaatataataaaatttgcagTGAAGAAGTAGATTAGGCATTTTATTTGCAGAGCAGGAGTTGGATTAGTAGCCACCAGAAATCAGCCTCAGCCTCAGCCTCGTACTATCTTCAAGTATCCAACAAACATTATGAATAAGCATAATATGAATGGTTCagttttttcaaacaaattatcCTTCAATCACATGACTTTGATCAGTTGAGTTACTTTGAAGAACAACTATCATGCCAACGTAAGCAATGACCACATATATATTAGTAAAGTTTCCCACCTTCATCTACGCATCCATCCACTCAGTGGGTTTACTGTTGACAAATTATAACATTTGAATTGACTCTTCTTCTCCGAAGGGGGCCTTTTTTTATATGTACTTTTATTAGAAGCCTTCAAATAAAACTGTGACTGCTGATATTTTtaattctctcttcttcttctttcagtCTCGCACTAAAGTGATGGGTAAATGATGAAACTTTtaacataagtttgaaaaaaaatccaCAAGAATGAAGTACTTACAACACATTCTTCTTTTGAGAACTGTGTCTCCATCAAATGAATTTTCTCTGTTTCTTCATGAATTTTACtcttgctttgatttttatctttgaacaattgagctacatatatataaattggcATAATATGGGCGTGTGTGGCGTATGAGTTGACTAACTAACCTCAGCTAAACTCTCATCAACTAGACTTCTTAAAAACAACAGAGTTTTCAAGGGTTGCGGCTGTTAGTGATTCAGTCCAGGAAACTACACCAAGAATTTGACCTCGAaactattttaatatcaatattgATCAAAATGCTTCCATCAGGCTTACATTCTCTGGAATTTTTTAAACAAGGAGAGATCATTCTGTTGCAGTGACCCATGTGTCAAAAGAACAATGGTATATAGGAGAAAGAAATGTGTAAAGTATTCCATCTAAATGACGTGTAAAGTTAAAtgtagatagatagatagatagacagatagatagatagagagAATCATTCTTGAGAACTAAATGCCTGCCAATTTAGTTCAAGTGAAATAACATTTCTATATGGAATAGGAATATAACAAAGCATCTGTATTCTGTATATCAAAGTTGTCAAATTTGTAGTGTCAGCCTTAATATCACTAGGAACTTGGTATCTAATAAAATCAGAAACTGATGAAACTTTGATGCGTTACGTAAAGAAAATCATCTCTGATCCTAATGATCATATTGCTGCTGTTGCCACAACCAGTTATTCTCGTCGTTCCACAAGCTCTCGAATGACTCATCGCTTCCTATCCACTCGTTGTTGTTCTGAGTTTCGAATCCGTTGATATCCAAGCCCGGTTTTGACCAGTCCCATGACCCGGAGACACAGCCTGACATGTTGTTTAGGTAAAGCTCCGACCAGTTTTGTGAATTGTCCAGATTGGCATCTGAGGCAGGAGAAACGTGGGCATCCACTGAGTCCCAGGAAGAGCCAGACAACTCAGTGGAGTGATGAACTTGACTCGTGGACTTGTCTTCATGAGTACTTGTACTCTCTGTGGTGGTGGTGAGGTTTGAAGTGGGTTGAATTGTTGATGAATCGGTTGTTGTTGCTCGGATCCGCTCAAGTAAACGAGGCATCCAAACGTAACGCATGGCATCTCTAAATTGCTTACTGTTAACGTCACATTTGAGCTGCTTTGCCTGCTTTTGAACTCTTGTTCTCCAGtaattttttatctcattgTCTGTTCTTCCCGGCAAGTATTGTGCTATTTTTGACCATCTTCAAGTTTAATTTCCGATTATAATAAAGATTTGATTAGTTTAACTGCTGCTGAAACAAGCTTAATAAGAACACAAATATATGAGTTATGATTCACATAATTACCTATTTCCCCAGCGGGAGTGGAGTTCAAGAATCATTAGTTGTTCTTGCAGAGTGATGTTTCCTCTTCGAACATTCGGGCGCAAGTAATTTAACCACCTTAACCTGCAGCTTTTTCCCGTTCGCTTTAGTCCTGTATACGCACATCTCTGTTAGTCTCCCAAGAAAATGATTgaacaaaagcaaaagaaaatacCAAATTTTCTCTATTAGTTACCTGCACAGCGAGCGACAGAGTTCCAACGACCTTCGCCATGAATGGTAACGTAATTCATAAGCAATGAGTCCTCTTCAAAAGTCCAAGGCCCTTTTCTCACATCCACCTCTTCTTCACTTCGTTGATCGCAAGTTGAAGAACTAAAACCTCCCATGTGAACTTCCATTTCtagataatttgaatttaattcagggtctataaaaaagaagaaaaagaaaaaggagaggaagaagaagagtaCGGTatgttgattaaaataaaagttagaaaatatgaattagCCCGTGGCAAAGATGTGATAAGAGAGGAGATTTATATAGAGGGTTAAAAGAGGAGACTGGAATTCAACtgaattaataaagaaaaagtggCATATAAAATTGAACGCGccaaacataattaaatatgcaACCGATTACTGCTGAACTTattagaaattaatataaaagccAACATTTAAGAGTTTTCTATTTGGAGTTTGACTCGTTGACTTTTCAATGTTTCTCATACATGCACGTCTGAGGCAACTTGTTTGTTCCAAGTCTAATAGCTATCTTTTGTGGAAAGAAAGAAGGCTTTCCATTCCAACGACCATTTGTGATATTCTTTTTCTAGATTATAATATCCTTTTTATTGACCCTTTTACAATGATTTTCACCATGTGAAGATGCTGAAAAAGACCAAGGTTTCCGTCGACATTATTTTAAGTCTGACCGACCACTATTCCTTCCCCTGCCCTCCCTCTTAAACTAGCTAATGCCTCTGCTTTTCACAAGGTATTTTCTCTTTGTCAATATTCTTTCCCAATCAGTCGTTAATCTAATTACACAAAAGTTAATCGGTGATCACTCTTTAATAAAGCAAAAACTCTATATAAGTGTACATACATATACTCAAATGAAGTGTCATGAAGAACGATTCTTTGTAAGTTCAATTCCTGGCTCCCTAAAGGGGGACTCGATGGAAGAAAGCCGGCAACAGAACAAATTCTTTGTTTgacatcttttttttctttttgaaggaTTACTTGTGAGTTTCGACAACAATATGCCATTGCCTCATATATAATCTGATGTGGGTGCTGGATTGTGATCAACTGATTAATGAGAATTTTAGACCATGAAAAGTTGCTTCTACTGAGCTTTAACCAGATAGAATATTGTTTACCCAGAAGAAATTCTTTACGATATATTATTGGATGAGTGTATGGGAATCAAGGACTGGAATAAATCCAAAGAAGACATTTACTTTGTGGTTTAGTGACTTGGTGCTCCATTAATTTGCTCATATTGAGGGCTTTAATTCTGTTTTTTATGTACTGTTTTTCTGGTTGCAATAACAGATAAGGAATCTACACTTAACCCATATATTTTCATGCTTGGATAGTTGAATTGACGGATGATCCTAGCAAAGGGCGATGTTGCGTACGATTTCTAATATATACAGTTTGTTGTTTAGCCTTTCCATTTTTTCTATATGCCATTTCTACTAGAAAAGAGCCTATATAAAAGAGATTTGCTGTAGCAAGAATTCCAGTCAAATTATGTCTTCTCTTTATTCCTTTCTCCTGACAAGCTGCAAGATTCTAGTCGGGATTAAAGAGCCCCCATACGACCTGCAAGATTCTAGTCGGGATTAAAGAGCCCCCATACGATCTGCTTTCATAATAGAACCAAATCATCAAATCTAGACGCATCACATTCTTGGACCAATCACAATCAATGACTCCATTTGCATTTCATTCCTCAGCAGCCTGTAGCCAGTTGAAGTTGCATGTTTGAGGCAAGCTGTCAGCATTTTACTTGAATATCTTCATATATTTAATCCTAAATTCAATTATCAACTCTTGGATATATACCTACGCCAACAATCACAGCCATTGAAGGGTAAAAAGTAAAAACCCCTTCATATTAATCCCCTTTTTTTTCAACTATGAGGTGGACTAAGAGATTTTTTGCAAAAAGATAGGTGAAGGGACACTGAAATCATGCACCATTGTCTTTCTACAcagtaaaaaagaaatatgattgaAGTGTCGTGTATGATGTAAATCGCCAATCAAACGAAGCGATGGAgcatataatatgataagacAGGGGTactttatgataaaataattgtgGCAATGGTTCCGTATTCAGTGGAGACATGAAAGCTTTTGAAAGTAAACAAAGGTGGTGTTTAATTAGTTTAGTTATTGTCAGAAGTACTGTACGTAAGTCTAGCTTGGGAGCCTCTGATGTGCCCTTCGGGATTAGAATTCGTGTACTTCCCCCAtgagaatgaaaaaagaaaaaaaaaaattcctttgttgacttaaatgttatgttACCTTCAACTGCATTATCAGATTGTGACTCTTCTTCTGGCACTAGAACCTAATCTGCGATAATGGAGTTGCCTGGTAGATTGCTTGATCTGCCACGTTAAGATAACTAATCTGTAAGCAATTGAAATAGTAGAGGCCTAATACTTACTGGGGAATATCAATTAGTCAAATGGGAAATGGGTGTAAAAGAAGATGATAAAAAGAGAAGCCATCTTATCACATGGCTTTCTTAATAGATTTTTATGTGGAATTACTTGTCTTTAAGAGACACAATCAAAGATAGAAATGTTACATGttgttaaatataaatcacACAACAGAACAAAATGACTTTACTTAACCGCCCAAAATTGCTGTTTCTTGTAGCAAACATAACTTCTTTTCTAGGTGTCCAGTTGGATTTGGACGTATTAAATCACCTCCAAACAAGTCCACATCAGTCTCATCTTATCACGCCTTAATTATAATGCATTGTACCGTGTCCAGTTATACTTTGCTGCCTGCCATCAATtctgtaaatataatttaggtGAAGTGTTCTTCAATCTCTTCACTGTATGCTTTGTCAAATTCtacaattttatgttatttaaattgttGAAGCTTTGAGACGTGATAAACAGGAGGTTGTGTTCTTGTCAAATTCTTGTTATAGATAAACCTTAGGTTtctcaattaaataattgtGATGGATCCAGGCAAACCAACCCGGATCAGTTCATTTTGTTCTTATGACGAAACACAGATGACGATTTACATGATGATTATAGCAGTT
This sequence is a window from Mangifera indica cultivar Alphonso chromosome 5, CATAS_Mindica_2.1, whole genome shotgun sequence. Protein-coding genes within it:
- the LOC123215488 gene encoding probable pectinesterase 53 — encoded protein: MASNFYYFHLILFLIPLCNFCLKSYSQDVDRASYYDKWLSWNVQNHHRKTLVQAESITQAPGGGGRALDGKLSKAETNKVKISVCQNGTGDFRTIREAINSIPLNNNRRVILQIKPGVYREKIVIPRTLPFVTLLGDSTNPPTITGNDTASVTGTDGKPLKTFQSATVSVDANYFVAINMVFENTAPHVIGSVGEQAVALRISGTKAAFYNCSFYGAQDTLYDHKGLHYFNNCFIQGSVDFIFGYGRSLYENCHLNSVAKKLASLTAQKRTSSSLESGFSFKDSVVTGSGVVYLGRAWGDYSRVVFSYTFMDKIVHPQGWSDWGKQKRDNNVFYGEYKCTGPGANFTGRVPWARILTDEEARPFVGTYYVDGDTWLVTP
- the LOC123215489 gene encoding transcription factor MYB78-like, producing the protein MEVHMGGFSSSTCDQRSEEEVDVRKGPWTFEEDSLLMNYVTIHGEGRWNSVARCAGLKRTGKSCRLRWLNYLRPNVRRGNITLQEQLMILELHSRWGNRWSKIAQYLPGRTDNEIKNYWRTRVQKQAKQLKCDVNSKQFRDAMRYVWMPRLLERIRATTTDSSTIQPTSNLTTTTESTSTHEDKSTSQVHHSTELSGSSWDSVDAHVSPASDANLDNSQNWSELYLNNMSGCVSGSWDWSKPGLDINGFETQNNNEWIGSDESFESLWNDENNWLWQQQQYDH